A stretch of the Musa acuminata AAA Group cultivar baxijiao chromosome BXJ2-7, Cavendish_Baxijiao_AAA, whole genome shotgun sequence genome encodes the following:
- the LOC135617019 gene encoding transcription factor VOZ1-like isoform X1: MRKRSGGGGGAALHHNHHRRAMREKAKNQVDDLQAMFAGLQSARREGRAADAAVLEEQLHQLLREWKTELSEPSPAASACSSFLKGHSRGPSDLSSYIRRMLQLNEEEEDDDATSKLTVLPPKDEPLEVLGPYPVGLQSGAAAAFLREEYLMAQEMPGYGFVAAQQYKCSSTGAQHAALQCLEGADDLQIQHYNLHQQLPQNVLFGFTAAGFDAGDLAPPFCEFVAATCPPPSAFLRPKCALWDCPRPARGSEWFQDYCSSFHATLALNEGPPGMSPVLRPGGIDLKDGPLFAALIAKSQGKNVGIPECEGAATNRSPWNAPELFDLLVLNGESLREWLFFDKPRRAFESGNRKQRSLPDYNGRGWHESRKQVMKEFGGLKRSYYMDPQPLSHFEWHLYEYEINDCDACALYRLELKLVDPKKSAKAKVTIDSMVDLQQQMGRLNAENKAMESKRYAKGRPRFHYKDSAEAMYSASDFVGHMEDGQSLHSSLEQEAVADKLHGYFGT; the protein is encoded by the exons ATGCGGAAAAGGAGCGGCGGAGGTGGAGGCGCGGCGCTGCACCACAACCATCACCGGCGGGCGATGAGGGAGAAAGCCAAGAACCAGGTGGACGACCTCCAGGCGATGTTTGCCGGGTTGCAGTCCGCCCGCAGGGAGGGCCGGGCCGCCGACGCCGCTGTCCTCGAGGAGCAGCTCCACCAGCTGCTCCGTGAGTGGAAGACCGAGCTCAGCGAGCCCTCCCCCGCCGCCTCCGCCTGCTCCTCCTTTCTC AAGGGGCATAGCCGCGGGCCTTCCGATCTGTCCTCTTACATCCGCCGCATGCTGCAACtgaacgaggaggaggaagacgacgaCGCCACGAGCAAGTTGACCGTGCTGCCACCCAAGGATGAGCCGCTCGAGGTGCTCGGCCCGTACCCTGTGGGACTTCAAAGTGGCGCCGCCGCTGCTTTTCTCCGAGAG GAATACTTGATGGCCCAAGAGATGCCAGGCTACGGATTTGTAGCCGCCCAGCAATACAAATGCAGTTCTACAGGAGCACAACATGCTGCCTTGCAATGCTTGGAAGGAGCCGACGATCTTCAAATCCAACACTACAATCTGCATCAACAACTACCCCAAAATGTGTTATTTGGCTTTACTGCCGCCGGTTTCGATGCAGGCGATCTGGCACCACCTTTTTGCGAGTTCGTCGCGGCGACATGCCCTCCACCTTCGGCTTTCCTGAGACCCAAGTGTGCGCTCTGGGACTGCCCCAGGCCTGCTCGGGGATCAGAATGGTTCCAAGACTACTGTAGCAGCTTCCATGCCACTCTGGCACTCAACGAAGGTCCTCCTGGTATGTCTCCGGTGCTCCGCCCTGGTGGCATCGACTTGAAGGATGGCCCCCTCTTCGCTGCCCTCATCGCCAAATCACAAGGGAAGAACGTCGGCATTCCAGAGTGTGAAGGAGCAGCGACCAACAGATCTCCATGGAACGCGCCTG AGCTCTTTGATCTCTTGGTCCTCAACGGTGAATCGCTCAGAGAATGGCTCTTCTTCGACAAACCTCGAAGGGCATTCGAGAGCGGGAACAGGAAGCAACGATCGTTGCCGGATTACAACGGGCGTGGTTGGCATGAATCGAGGAAGCAGGTGATGAAGGAGTTCGGAGGGCTCAAGAGGTCCTACTACATGGATCCGCAGCCGCTGAGCCATTTCGAGTGGCATCTCTACGAGTACGAGATCAACGACTGCGACGCGTGCGCTTTGTACAGGCTCGAGCTCAAGCTGGTGGATCCGAAGAAGAGCGCCAAAGCGAAGGTGACAATCGATTCGATGGTCGATCTGCAGCAGCAGATGGGGAGGCTTAATGCAGAGAACAAGGCGATGGAAAGCAAGCGATACGCCAAAGGCAGGCCGAGGTTTCACTACAAAGACTCTGCTGAAGCCATGTATTCTGCTTCGGATTTCGTTGGCCATATGGAAGATGGTCAGAGTCTGCATTCGTCTCTGGAACAGGAAGCTGTTGCCGATAAGTTGCATGGCTATTTTGGCACATGA
- the LOC135617019 gene encoding transcription factor VOZ1-like isoform X2 produces MRKRSGGGGGAALHHNHHRRAMREKAKNQVDDLQAMFAGLQSARREGRAADAAVLEEQLHQLLREWKTELSEPSPAASACSSFLGHSRGPSDLSSYIRRMLQLNEEEEDDDATSKLTVLPPKDEPLEVLGPYPVGLQSGAAAAFLREEYLMAQEMPGYGFVAAQQYKCSSTGAQHAALQCLEGADDLQIQHYNLHQQLPQNVLFGFTAAGFDAGDLAPPFCEFVAATCPPPSAFLRPKCALWDCPRPARGSEWFQDYCSSFHATLALNEGPPGMSPVLRPGGIDLKDGPLFAALIAKSQGKNVGIPECEGAATNRSPWNAPELFDLLVLNGESLREWLFFDKPRRAFESGNRKQRSLPDYNGRGWHESRKQVMKEFGGLKRSYYMDPQPLSHFEWHLYEYEINDCDACALYRLELKLVDPKKSAKAKVTIDSMVDLQQQMGRLNAENKAMESKRYAKGRPRFHYKDSAEAMYSASDFVGHMEDGQSLHSSLEQEAVADKLHGYFGT; encoded by the exons ATGCGGAAAAGGAGCGGCGGAGGTGGAGGCGCGGCGCTGCACCACAACCATCACCGGCGGGCGATGAGGGAGAAAGCCAAGAACCAGGTGGACGACCTCCAGGCGATGTTTGCCGGGTTGCAGTCCGCCCGCAGGGAGGGCCGGGCCGCCGACGCCGCTGTCCTCGAGGAGCAGCTCCACCAGCTGCTCCGTGAGTGGAAGACCGAGCTCAGCGAGCCCTCCCCCGCCGCCTCCGCCTGCTCCTCCTTTCTC GGGCATAGCCGCGGGCCTTCCGATCTGTCCTCTTACATCCGCCGCATGCTGCAACtgaacgaggaggaggaagacgacgaCGCCACGAGCAAGTTGACCGTGCTGCCACCCAAGGATGAGCCGCTCGAGGTGCTCGGCCCGTACCCTGTGGGACTTCAAAGTGGCGCCGCCGCTGCTTTTCTCCGAGAG GAATACTTGATGGCCCAAGAGATGCCAGGCTACGGATTTGTAGCCGCCCAGCAATACAAATGCAGTTCTACAGGAGCACAACATGCTGCCTTGCAATGCTTGGAAGGAGCCGACGATCTTCAAATCCAACACTACAATCTGCATCAACAACTACCCCAAAATGTGTTATTTGGCTTTACTGCCGCCGGTTTCGATGCAGGCGATCTGGCACCACCTTTTTGCGAGTTCGTCGCGGCGACATGCCCTCCACCTTCGGCTTTCCTGAGACCCAAGTGTGCGCTCTGGGACTGCCCCAGGCCTGCTCGGGGATCAGAATGGTTCCAAGACTACTGTAGCAGCTTCCATGCCACTCTGGCACTCAACGAAGGTCCTCCTGGTATGTCTCCGGTGCTCCGCCCTGGTGGCATCGACTTGAAGGATGGCCCCCTCTTCGCTGCCCTCATCGCCAAATCACAAGGGAAGAACGTCGGCATTCCAGAGTGTGAAGGAGCAGCGACCAACAGATCTCCATGGAACGCGCCTG AGCTCTTTGATCTCTTGGTCCTCAACGGTGAATCGCTCAGAGAATGGCTCTTCTTCGACAAACCTCGAAGGGCATTCGAGAGCGGGAACAGGAAGCAACGATCGTTGCCGGATTACAACGGGCGTGGTTGGCATGAATCGAGGAAGCAGGTGATGAAGGAGTTCGGAGGGCTCAAGAGGTCCTACTACATGGATCCGCAGCCGCTGAGCCATTTCGAGTGGCATCTCTACGAGTACGAGATCAACGACTGCGACGCGTGCGCTTTGTACAGGCTCGAGCTCAAGCTGGTGGATCCGAAGAAGAGCGCCAAAGCGAAGGTGACAATCGATTCGATGGTCGATCTGCAGCAGCAGATGGGGAGGCTTAATGCAGAGAACAAGGCGATGGAAAGCAAGCGATACGCCAAAGGCAGGCCGAGGTTTCACTACAAAGACTCTGCTGAAGCCATGTATTCTGCTTCGGATTTCGTTGGCCATATGGAAGATGGTCAGAGTCTGCATTCGTCTCTGGAACAGGAAGCTGTTGCCGATAAGTTGCATGGCTATTTTGGCACATGA
- the LOC135617020 gene encoding monothiol glutaredoxin-S3-like, with amino-acid sequence MQQAIPYGNGRAWPSEVDLTSSDAPEFGESSKGVGEIKRAVEENPVVVVGRRGCCMVHVVRKLLLGQGVNPVVCEVGEDADEAALMAGLQEAGAGDSGLAQAKASGAGLPAVFVGGRLVGGLDRLMAVHIAGELVPILKQAGALWL; translated from the coding sequence ATGCAGCAGGCCATCCCCTACGGCAACGGGAGGGCGTGGCCGTCGGAGGTGGACCTAACGTCGTCGGACGCGCCGGAGTTTGGAGAGAGCAGCAAGGGTGTTGGCGAGATCAAGAGGGCGGTGGAGGAGAacccggtggtggtggtgggccgGCGAGGCTGCTGCATGGTGCACGTGGTCCGGAAGCTGCTGCTGGGGCAGGGCGTGAACCCCGTGGTGTGCGAGGTGGGCGAGGACGCCGACGAGGCGGCCCTCATGGCCGGCCTGCAAGAGGCGGGCGCCGGGGACAGCGGCCTCGCTCAGGCGAAGGCCTCGGGGGCGGGGTTGCCGGCGGTTTTCGTGGGGGGGAGGCTGGTCGGGGGGCTGGACCGGCTGATGGCGGTCCACATCGCCGGCGAGCTGGTGCCCATCCTGAAGCAAGCCGGAGCCTTGTGGCTATGA
- the LOC135583109 gene encoding auxin response factor 15-like isoform X1, translating to MGIDLNIIEEEEEEEEEERKVAVAACCGGRGSVCMELWHACAGPQIWLPRKGSLVVYFPQGHLEQLGAAGCGGGLVAPRDVPPHVLCRVLDVKLRAEEETDEVYAQLYLVAENKELEQQLQDDEAGEKRQVEESDDFSKAFTTHMFCKTLTASDTSSHGGFSIPRRAAEDCFPPLDYKQPRPSQELAAKDLHGTEWRFRHIYRGQPRRHLLTTGWSAFINKKKLVSGDSVLFLRGNDGELRLGIRRSDQLTRVIHSPFNKKNLGILTDLANAVSARMVFCINYNPRDGKSEFIIPYWKFTKSFNHSFSIGTRFKMIIDCEYAADRRCTGLITGTGELDPLRWPGSKWKCLLVRWDDEVDITSDNRVSPWDIEPTDSISLSYVPPTTGPKRTKKFHPWDHLDHPIPNGVAYPDLGESARFLEVLQGQEVMGSRTLYEGVDISNTDIRNNVGIPVGHFNFPDKGFGESVPLGKVLQGQELYPTVPTFQSTPMNALPESGARLLSRLLGIGSSWARSFQDSSFLGKSTPTSVPMFPQESAQFSHPGAVSTTDEHDKSSFGTEKQMPCVPCNMVDEFVRGHYSSADPKNDENALPRGIKSCRLFGFSLTETIPAANISAGSVTDMHYEESESPLGSRKASSAGRAVDHLKLGPRDDLMLQLGAV from the exons ATGGGGATCGATCTGAACATcatcgaggaagaggaggaggaggaggaagaagagaggaaggtgGCTGTGGCCGCTTGTTGTGGTGGAAGGGGGTCGGTGTGTATGGAGCTGTGGCACGCCTGTGCCGGGCCGCAGATATGGCTGCCTAGGAAGGGAAGCTTGGTGGTCTACTTCCCGCAGGGGCACCTCGAGCAGCTTGGAGCggccggctgcggcggtggccttGTCGCGCCCCGCGATGTGCCTCCCCATGTTCTCTGTAGGGTGTTGGATGTCAAACTTCGA GCGGAGGAGGAGACGGATGAGGTTTATGCTCAACTCTATCTGGTTGCCGAGAACAAG GAATTGGAGCAACAGCTGCAAGATGACGAGGCTGGAGAAAAAAGGCAAGTGGAGGAGAGTGATGATTTTAGCAAGGCCTTTACCACGCACATGTTTTGTAAGACCCTGACTGCTTCCGACACAAGCAGCCATGGAGGCTTCTCTATCCCTCGCCGAGCTGCTGAGGACTGTTTCCCTCCCCTG GATTATAAGCAGCCAAGGCCATCACAAGAGCTTGCTGCTAAGGACTTGCATGGCACTGAATGGAGATTCCGACATATCTACAggg GACAACCTCGTAGGCATTTGCTAACAACAGGATGGAGTGCATTTATTAACAAGAAAAAGCTGGTCTCCGGGGATTCTGTGCTCTTTCTCCG GGGCAATGATGGGGAGCTTAGGTTGGGTATACGGAGGTCTGATCAACTGACGAGAGTCATTCATTCtccttttaataaaaaaaatcttggcATACTCACTGATCTAGCCAATGCTGTGTCTGCAAGAATGGTTTTCTGCATTAATTACAACCCGAG GGACGGCAAATCAGAGTTCATCATTCCCTATTGGAAGTTCACAAAGAGCTTTAATCATTCATTTTCTATTGGAACAAGGTTTAAAATGATAATTGACTGTGAATATGCTGCAGACAGAAG GTGCACAGGATTGATAACTGGGACTGGTGAGCTGGACCCTCTTAGGTGGCCCGGATCAAAATggaaatgtcttttg GTGAGATGGGATGATGAGGTGGATATAACTAGTGATAACAGGGTATCTCCTTGGGATATCGAGCCAACAGATTCAATTTCACTGTCATATGTTCCACCAACAACTGGTCCAAAGAGAACCAAAAAATTTCATCCTTGGGACCATCTGGATCATCCAATTCCAA ATGGAGTTGCATATCCTGACTTGGGGGAATCTGCAAGGTTCCTCGAGGTCTTGCAAGGTCAAGAAGTTATGGGTTCGAGAACCCTTTATGAGGGTGTTGACATATCAAACACCGATATTAGAAACAATGTTGGAATTCCAGTTGGTCATTTTAACTTCCCCGACAAGGGATTTGGAGAATCTGTACCACTCGGCAAGgtcttgcaaggtcaagaattatatCCAACGGTGCCCACATTTCAAAGTACTCCGATGAATGCTTTGCCAGAAAGCGGTGCTAGGCTCTTAAGTCGCTTGCTCGGCATAGGAAGCAGTTGGGCAAGATCATTTCAGGATTCCAGCTTCCTTGGGAAATCGACTCCAACTTCTGTTCCAATGTTTCCGCAAGAAAGTGCACAGTTTTCACACCCTGGTGCAGTTTCCACCACAGATGAGCATGACAAGAGCTCGTTTGGCACAGAGAAACAAATGCCTTGTGTTCCCTGTAACATGGTAGATGAGTTTGTTAGGGGACATTATAGTTCAGCAGATCCAAAGAATGATGAGAATGCTCTTCCTCGTGGTATCAAAAGCTGTAGGCTTTTTGGATTCAGTCTGACCGAGACGATCCCAGCAGCAAATATAAGTGCAGGTTCGGTGACCGACATGCATTATGAAGAATCGGAATCGCCGTTGGGGTCTCGGAAGGCAAGCTCTGCAG GCAGGGCTGTTGATCACCTGAAGCTGGGGCCTCGTGATGATCTGATGCTTCAACTGGGAGCTGTTTGA
- the LOC135583109 gene encoding auxin response factor 15-like isoform X3 — protein MGIDLNIIEEEEEEEEEERKVAVAACCGGRGSVCMELWHACAGPQIWLPRKGSLVVYFPQGHLEQLGAAGCGGGLVAPRDVPPHVLCRVLDVKLRAEEETDEVYAQLYLVAENKELEQQLQDDEAGEKRQVEESDDFSKAFTTHMFCKTLTASDTSSHGGFSIPRRAAEDCFPPLDYKQPRPSQELAAKDLHGTEWRFRHIYRGQPRRHLLTTGWSAFINKKKLVSGDSVLFLRGNDGELRLGIRRSDQLTRVIHSPFNKKNLGILTDLANAVSARMVFCINYNPRDGKSEFIIPYWKFTKSFNHSFSIGTRFKMIIDCEYAADRRCTGLITGTGELDPLRWPGSKWKCLLVRWDDEVDITSDNRVSPWDIEPTDSISLSYVPPTTGPKRTKKFHPWDHLDHPIPNGVAYPDLGESARFLEVLQGQEVMGSRTLYEGVDISNTDIRNNVGIPVGHFNFPDKGFGESVPLGKVLQGQELYPTVPTFQSTPMNALPESGARLLSRLLGIGSSWARSFQDSSFLGKSTPTSVPMFPQESAQFSHPGAVSTTDEHDKSSFGTEKQMPCVPCNMVDEFVRGHYSSADPKNDENALPRGIKSCRLFGFSLTETIPAANISAGSVTDMHYEESESPLGSRKASSAAGAS, from the exons ATGGGGATCGATCTGAACATcatcgaggaagaggaggaggaggaggaagaagagaggaaggtgGCTGTGGCCGCTTGTTGTGGTGGAAGGGGGTCGGTGTGTATGGAGCTGTGGCACGCCTGTGCCGGGCCGCAGATATGGCTGCCTAGGAAGGGAAGCTTGGTGGTCTACTTCCCGCAGGGGCACCTCGAGCAGCTTGGAGCggccggctgcggcggtggccttGTCGCGCCCCGCGATGTGCCTCCCCATGTTCTCTGTAGGGTGTTGGATGTCAAACTTCGA GCGGAGGAGGAGACGGATGAGGTTTATGCTCAACTCTATCTGGTTGCCGAGAACAAG GAATTGGAGCAACAGCTGCAAGATGACGAGGCTGGAGAAAAAAGGCAAGTGGAGGAGAGTGATGATTTTAGCAAGGCCTTTACCACGCACATGTTTTGTAAGACCCTGACTGCTTCCGACACAAGCAGCCATGGAGGCTTCTCTATCCCTCGCCGAGCTGCTGAGGACTGTTTCCCTCCCCTG GATTATAAGCAGCCAAGGCCATCACAAGAGCTTGCTGCTAAGGACTTGCATGGCACTGAATGGAGATTCCGACATATCTACAggg GACAACCTCGTAGGCATTTGCTAACAACAGGATGGAGTGCATTTATTAACAAGAAAAAGCTGGTCTCCGGGGATTCTGTGCTCTTTCTCCG GGGCAATGATGGGGAGCTTAGGTTGGGTATACGGAGGTCTGATCAACTGACGAGAGTCATTCATTCtccttttaataaaaaaaatcttggcATACTCACTGATCTAGCCAATGCTGTGTCTGCAAGAATGGTTTTCTGCATTAATTACAACCCGAG GGACGGCAAATCAGAGTTCATCATTCCCTATTGGAAGTTCACAAAGAGCTTTAATCATTCATTTTCTATTGGAACAAGGTTTAAAATGATAATTGACTGTGAATATGCTGCAGACAGAAG GTGCACAGGATTGATAACTGGGACTGGTGAGCTGGACCCTCTTAGGTGGCCCGGATCAAAATggaaatgtcttttg GTGAGATGGGATGATGAGGTGGATATAACTAGTGATAACAGGGTATCTCCTTGGGATATCGAGCCAACAGATTCAATTTCACTGTCATATGTTCCACCAACAACTGGTCCAAAGAGAACCAAAAAATTTCATCCTTGGGACCATCTGGATCATCCAATTCCAA ATGGAGTTGCATATCCTGACTTGGGGGAATCTGCAAGGTTCCTCGAGGTCTTGCAAGGTCAAGAAGTTATGGGTTCGAGAACCCTTTATGAGGGTGTTGACATATCAAACACCGATATTAGAAACAATGTTGGAATTCCAGTTGGTCATTTTAACTTCCCCGACAAGGGATTTGGAGAATCTGTACCACTCGGCAAGgtcttgcaaggtcaagaattatatCCAACGGTGCCCACATTTCAAAGTACTCCGATGAATGCTTTGCCAGAAAGCGGTGCTAGGCTCTTAAGTCGCTTGCTCGGCATAGGAAGCAGTTGGGCAAGATCATTTCAGGATTCCAGCTTCCTTGGGAAATCGACTCCAACTTCTGTTCCAATGTTTCCGCAAGAAAGTGCACAGTTTTCACACCCTGGTGCAGTTTCCACCACAGATGAGCATGACAAGAGCTCGTTTGGCACAGAGAAACAAATGCCTTGTGTTCCCTGTAACATGGTAGATGAGTTTGTTAGGGGACATTATAGTTCAGCAGATCCAAAGAATGATGAGAATGCTCTTCCTCGTGGTATCAAAAGCTGTAGGCTTTTTGGATTCAGTCTGACCGAGACGATCCCAGCAGCAAATATAAGTGCAGGTTCGGTGACCGACATGCATTATGAAGAATCGGAATCGCCGTTGGGGTCTCGGAAGGCAAGCTCTGCAG CTGGGGCCTCGTGA
- the LOC135583109 gene encoding auxin response factor 15-like isoform X2, whose product MGIDLNIIEEEEEEEEEERKVAVAACCGGRGSVCMELWHACAGPQIWLPRKGSLVVYFPQGHLEQLGAAGCGGGLVAPRDVPPHVLCRVLDVKLRAEEETDEVYAQLYLVAENKELEQQLQDDEAGEKRQVEESDDFSKAFTTHMFCKTLTASDTSSHGGFSIPRRAAEDCFPPLDYKQPRPSQELAAKDLHGTEWRFRHIYRGQPRRHLLTTGWSAFINKKKLVSGDSVLFLRGNDGELRLGIRRSDQLTRVIHSPFNKKNLGILTDLANAVSARMVFCINYNPRDGKSEFIIPYWKFTKSFNHSFSIGTRFKMIIDCEYAADRRCTGLITGTGELDPLRWPGSKWKCLLVRWDDEVDITSDNRVSPWDIEPTDSISLSYVPPTTGPKRTKKFHPWDHLDHPIPNGVAYPDLGESARFLEVLQGQEVMGSRTLYEGVDISNTDIRNNVGIPVGHFNFPDKGFGESVPLGKVLQGQELYPTVPTFQSTPMNALPESGARLLSRLLGIGSSWARSFQDSSFLGKSTPTSVPMFPQESAQFSHPGAVSTTDEHDKSSFGTEKQMPCVPCNMVDEFVRGHYSSADPKNDENALPRGIKSCRLFGFSLTETIPAANISAGSVTDMHYEESESPLGSRKASSAVMQAGLLIT is encoded by the exons ATGGGGATCGATCTGAACATcatcgaggaagaggaggaggaggaggaagaagagaggaaggtgGCTGTGGCCGCTTGTTGTGGTGGAAGGGGGTCGGTGTGTATGGAGCTGTGGCACGCCTGTGCCGGGCCGCAGATATGGCTGCCTAGGAAGGGAAGCTTGGTGGTCTACTTCCCGCAGGGGCACCTCGAGCAGCTTGGAGCggccggctgcggcggtggccttGTCGCGCCCCGCGATGTGCCTCCCCATGTTCTCTGTAGGGTGTTGGATGTCAAACTTCGA GCGGAGGAGGAGACGGATGAGGTTTATGCTCAACTCTATCTGGTTGCCGAGAACAAG GAATTGGAGCAACAGCTGCAAGATGACGAGGCTGGAGAAAAAAGGCAAGTGGAGGAGAGTGATGATTTTAGCAAGGCCTTTACCACGCACATGTTTTGTAAGACCCTGACTGCTTCCGACACAAGCAGCCATGGAGGCTTCTCTATCCCTCGCCGAGCTGCTGAGGACTGTTTCCCTCCCCTG GATTATAAGCAGCCAAGGCCATCACAAGAGCTTGCTGCTAAGGACTTGCATGGCACTGAATGGAGATTCCGACATATCTACAggg GACAACCTCGTAGGCATTTGCTAACAACAGGATGGAGTGCATTTATTAACAAGAAAAAGCTGGTCTCCGGGGATTCTGTGCTCTTTCTCCG GGGCAATGATGGGGAGCTTAGGTTGGGTATACGGAGGTCTGATCAACTGACGAGAGTCATTCATTCtccttttaataaaaaaaatcttggcATACTCACTGATCTAGCCAATGCTGTGTCTGCAAGAATGGTTTTCTGCATTAATTACAACCCGAG GGACGGCAAATCAGAGTTCATCATTCCCTATTGGAAGTTCACAAAGAGCTTTAATCATTCATTTTCTATTGGAACAAGGTTTAAAATGATAATTGACTGTGAATATGCTGCAGACAGAAG GTGCACAGGATTGATAACTGGGACTGGTGAGCTGGACCCTCTTAGGTGGCCCGGATCAAAATggaaatgtcttttg GTGAGATGGGATGATGAGGTGGATATAACTAGTGATAACAGGGTATCTCCTTGGGATATCGAGCCAACAGATTCAATTTCACTGTCATATGTTCCACCAACAACTGGTCCAAAGAGAACCAAAAAATTTCATCCTTGGGACCATCTGGATCATCCAATTCCAA ATGGAGTTGCATATCCTGACTTGGGGGAATCTGCAAGGTTCCTCGAGGTCTTGCAAGGTCAAGAAGTTATGGGTTCGAGAACCCTTTATGAGGGTGTTGACATATCAAACACCGATATTAGAAACAATGTTGGAATTCCAGTTGGTCATTTTAACTTCCCCGACAAGGGATTTGGAGAATCTGTACCACTCGGCAAGgtcttgcaaggtcaagaattatatCCAACGGTGCCCACATTTCAAAGTACTCCGATGAATGCTTTGCCAGAAAGCGGTGCTAGGCTCTTAAGTCGCTTGCTCGGCATAGGAAGCAGTTGGGCAAGATCATTTCAGGATTCCAGCTTCCTTGGGAAATCGACTCCAACTTCTGTTCCAATGTTTCCGCAAGAAAGTGCACAGTTTTCACACCCTGGTGCAGTTTCCACCACAGATGAGCATGACAAGAGCTCGTTTGGCACAGAGAAACAAATGCCTTGTGTTCCCTGTAACATGGTAGATGAGTTTGTTAGGGGACATTATAGTTCAGCAGATCCAAAGAATGATGAGAATGCTCTTCCTCGTGGTATCAAAAGCTGTAGGCTTTTTGGATTCAGTCTGACCGAGACGATCCCAGCAGCAAATATAAGTGCAGGTTCGGTGACCGACATGCATTATGAAGAATCGGAATCGCCGTTGGGGTCTCGGAAGGCAAGCTCTGCAG TCATGCAGGCAGGGCTGTTGATCACCTGA